The bacterium genome has a window encoding:
- a CDS encoding D-alanine--D-alanine ligase: protein MIYQTCMGEQMKKRVAVLFGGVSVEHEVSVISGVQAFHAIDRERYEPIAVYLSKEGRWYVGEQLGDVANYRDMEKLLQSLSEVMPRPVRGDWKLYSVPQSGWFQKTTPPVEVDVYLPVFHGSYGEDGSVQGLFQIMDVPFTGCDVTGSAVSMDKVVMKEVLKGLGLPVLPACSFTRFELEESPEDVVARIESACSFPCILKPALLGSSIGIEVVREGKELLDAAHRVAMYCPKVLVEVFLPEMYELNCSVLGNESQQRASVIERPLSSGELLSFADKYERSSSGKCGAKSPQSETSMASMDRVIPADIPPDVTQQVQELAIKTFRGLGCAGVSRVDFIADRVTDEIYVNELNAIPGSLAFYLWEESGVSFTQLLTELIELALIRFRERQATVYSYSSNLFALHGSGSSGGAKGAG from the coding sequence ATGATTTACCAGACCTGTATGGGTGAGCAGATGAAAAAAAGAGTGGCGGTATTATTCGGTGGAGTATCAGTTGAGCATGAAGTCTCTGTTATTTCTGGCGTTCAGGCCTTTCATGCCATAGACCGTGAGCGCTATGAGCCGATAGCGGTCTATTTGTCGAAAGAGGGGAGATGGTATGTCGGAGAGCAGCTCGGTGATGTGGCAAACTACCGAGATATGGAGAAGCTCCTTCAATCGCTGTCAGAAGTGATGCCGAGGCCTGTTCGTGGGGACTGGAAGCTCTATTCAGTGCCGCAGAGCGGATGGTTTCAGAAAACAACCCCTCCAGTAGAGGTTGATGTATATCTCCCTGTTTTTCACGGGAGTTATGGTGAGGATGGCTCGGTCCAGGGATTATTCCAGATTATGGATGTGCCGTTTACTGGGTGTGATGTTACCGGCTCTGCTGTCTCCATGGATAAAGTCGTCATGAAAGAGGTCTTGAAGGGGCTCGGTCTTCCCGTATTGCCGGCTTGTTCATTTACCCGCTTTGAACTCGAAGAATCTCCGGAAGATGTTGTCGCTCGCATCGAATCTGCCTGTAGTTTTCCATGTATATTAAAACCAGCCCTCTTGGGGTCGAGTATAGGCATAGAAGTCGTACGTGAAGGAAAGGAGTTATTAGATGCTGCACATCGAGTCGCCATGTACTGTCCAAAGGTACTGGTAGAAGTATTTTTGCCAGAGATGTACGAATTAAATTGCTCGGTTTTGGGCAATGAGTCACAGCAGCGAGCGAGCGTAATTGAGCGACCTCTTTCATCGGGTGAGCTTCTTAGTTTTGCTGATAAATATGAGCGCTCCTCATCTGGTAAATGTGGAGCGAAGTCGCCGCAGTCAGAGACATCAATGGCAAGTATGGATCGAGTGATACCAGCCGATATCCCACCAGATGTCACACAACAGGTTCAGGAGTTGGCGATTAAGACCTTTCGGGGGCTTGGGTGCGCCGGGGTAAGTCGCGTTGACTTCATCGCGGATCGAGTAACAGACGAGATTTATGTGAACGAGTTAAATGCTATTCCAGGCTCGCTTGCTTTTTATCTATGGGAAGAAAGTGGCGTTTCGTTCACGCAGCTTTTAACAGAGTTGATAGAGCTTGCTCTTATTCGCTTTCGTGAACGTCAGGCGACGGTTTATTCATATTCAAGCAACTTGTTTGCGCTACATGGCAGTGGATCATCAGGAGGCGCGAAGGGGGCCGGG